The DNA window TAACCTCCTTGTTTTTTATTACTTTTTGTTCTCAAAGACGTATTTGTCCTTTTAAACATATTATGCATAATAATGCATAACTAAAAAAGATTGTGGTTGAAATTTATTATATAATTAGAAAATAAATTATCAATACCACTACATACAAATACCAGCAAACAAATTTTAAATTTCAGGTGAAACAGTGGTGAGCATGATTGAAGGCAGAGCATGGGTTTATGGTGACAATATTGATACGGATGTAATGATACCCGGCAAATATCTAAGAACTACGGATATGCAGGTATTTGCAGACCACGCCATGGAAGGTATTGACCCGGAATTTTCCAGCAAAGTCCAGAAAGGCGATGTTATAGTTGCGGGAAATAATTTCGGCTGCGGGTCGTCCAGAGAACAGGCACCATTAGCATTAAAACACGCAGGGGTTGCATGCGTGGTTGCTAAATCATTTGCAAGAATATTCTTCCGCAATGCTATCAATGTCGGACTTCCTGTAATGGAAGCTGATGTAGAATGCAGTGAGGGAGATATAGTAAAAATCGACCTTAAAAACGGCAGTGTTGAGGTAAATAACAAAACCTTTAAAGGCAATAAACTTCCTGATTTCCTTCTCGAAATTCTCACTGACGGAGGGCTGGTAGCCCATCGAAGGAAACTGCAGAAACAGAAAAAAGAACAGGATCAATAATAAACATGATATTTCCTGATGAATACAAATACGTAGGGGTAACTGATATCCCGCCAGAAGAAACTAAAGACCACAGCATTTACTTCCTGACAGAATATCTGTTAGTAGAACAACAATCAGAAAATGGTAAAATATTCTCCCTGTATCATGTACAAAAAAGTGGAGAATGGTTGTTTCAAAAAGTTGATTCTGTTAAAAAACTGGCATCAGATAACCAGATTATAGAATATGATAGAAAACTAAACATTAAAAACCGCACTCTTTTAATTGAAACTGCAGCAGAACTCTGCAAAGGAGAAATAAATACTGTAATTTTTACAGGGATTGACAATCATATCACCTTTGTACACAAACCTGACCCGTCACAGATTCTGGAAATTGAAGTAGTGGATGTAGTCCCACCTGAGCCTTCATGGTTAACCTACATCATTGACAAACTCGATGAAAGCGAACTGTTTGGTGATTTCACGGTAAAATTTAGTGAAAATCTGATTGATCTTAGACAATTCGAAGGTGAAAACACAGTATTTCCGTGTACAGTATCAGGACTGAGAGGCAAATATCTGGATTCTGATACGGTCAAACAGGATAATCCATTACTTGTAGGTTGTGAAATTTCAAAAACTATTTTTGAATTAAGGTTCCCAGAACTAACATATTCACAGATTAATATATGTCCATTTAATTCTGATGTGTTTACACCCACAAAACCTTTTATAGCAAGGTGCTGCCGGTCTGAAAAATCAGGATTGACTACAATCAACGGTGTAGATGGTGTTGTGGTGCACTGGGGTGCATCAGAATTTGATGTAGCAGAAGCGGTTAAAACATTGGTACAGCATATTAAAAACAAGGATTAAGAGTCAAAAACATGAAACTCGCAGTGGTTGAAGGCGACGGAATAGGCAAAGAAGTAATACCTGAAGCTGTAAAGGTACTGGATGCGCTATCTCTACCGATAGAAAAAGTGCCTGTTGAAATCGGATATGGAAAATGGAAGAAAACTGGTTATGCGATAACAGATGAAGATATTGAAACACTCAAAAATTGTGACTGCATACTCTTTGGAGCTGTCACCACACCACCGGACCCCGAATACAAGAGTGTACTGCTAACAATCCGGAAAGAACTGGATATGTATGCAAACATCCGTCCTGTGAAACCACTGGCAGGTATTACAGGTGTTACAGGTAAAAGCGATTTCAATTATGTTATTGTGAGAGAAAATACTGAAGGTCTGTATTCAGGAATCGAAGAAATCCATGATGACGTTGCCTACACCACCAGAGTAGTGAGCCGTAAAGGTTCAAAACGCATAGCTGAATACGCCTGTAAACTTGCAAAGATGCGTAACAACAACGTTACAATAGTCCACAAATCCAATGTAATGAAATCCGATAAACTGTTTCTGGATGTGTGCCAGCAAACGGCTGAATCTGGAGATGTTAATTATAGCGATACACTGGTCGATGCAATGGCTTATTATCTGATAACTTACCCTGAAAAATATGATGTAGTGGTAACAACCAATCTATTTGGAGATATACTCAGCGACATGTCAGCGGCTCATATTGGGAGTATGGGGTTAATGCCAAGTGCCAACATCGGTGAAGAACACGCATTTTTTGAACCGGTTCATGGGAGTGCACCTGATATAGCAGGTGAAAAAATCGCAAACCCTGTTGCAGCTATTTTAAGTATCAAAATGCTGCTTCAATGGTATGGTTATAACAATGAAGCTTCACTTGTAGAAAGAAGTGTTAATTACACATTAAATAAGGGTATTAAAACACCAGACCTTGGTGGAGAATACACCACAGAGGAACTGGGTCAGGCAGTAATAGATTCTATAAATAGCCAGGTTGAAACAGTACCTGAATAATCTATTCAATTTTTTAAAATTGCAGCAGAGATTCTACACCTATATCAGTTACTACCGCGACCAATCCAGAGATCCATACCATTATCACAAAATCCGTTGATGCTCGTAAAAAACTTCCTCCATCTATAACCCTTATAAGCAGTGCTGATATCAATGAATGAGCTACCATAATAACCATAACCAGCATTGTAAGCAATCCAAGGTCTCCAATATTGGTATGCAGAATCATGCTCATGGACATATTAGATGGCATATCAATTCCATAAAACATATCCTGCATGATTTCCACAACACCAACCGATATGTTAAGAGTAAAACCTATTCCTGCAGTCAAACCATAAAGCACACCAACAAAACTGGAAGCGGTTTGATACCTTTTTTTCCTGAGTGTAACCATTCGGTGGAAATTGGTAGCAATGATGTTACCGATGGTATCCGGTTTACCACCAAGATTTGTAGCCTCCACAAACATAGAACAGAAATGTTGTATAAGGTTACTGCCTGTACTGGCAGCAAACCAGTACCATGATTTTATTTTATTAATCCTTAAAATCAAACGTTTATACAGTTCATTAACATCATTGGTAAGAGGACCGAAATCATGAAGCCTCAGGGATTTCAAAGCATCATCAATCATGTTGCCTTTTGCACCTGCAGAACTTCCGAGTGAACGGATAAATGCTGGAAAGTTTTCATCTTTTCTCTGGATGGTGGTTTCTATTTTTTTGGTAACATAACCTGTATAAACAAGTGGAGTTAAAGCAAGTGCTATCGAAATAGGCATAGGAAGTCCATCATATAGTAAAATGATAAGTGTCATAAAAAGACAGCCTGCAACAGAAATAGGAATAGTTCTGTATATTCTGGTTATGTCTTCAGTATATGATTGTTTCTGCTGCCATAGTGGGTCATCCGGAACCACGCTTCTTGTAAACAACAGTACAAAAACATCAGTCGCAATAAAAACAATAACCACCACCGCCATGAGAACTACTGCACTCATTCCTGTTAAAATTGGTGTAATTACAGCAAATGATGCCAAGAATATCATAGAAATTACAAGAGATACAAAAAGTTCCTTGATAACATCTATCATATATAAGGAACTGTAGTACATGGATTCATATTCGTTCATGACCACGTTCTGTTCAGTTGATAGAAATTCATTAACGTTTTCTCCCGAATGCAGGGCATGCGCAAACCTATCGAGAAAATCTTCGAAAATAACAGATGGGGTTCTTTTTGACACAAATTTACATGCATCACCAAGGTTGAGATTCCATACTGAAACAAGGTTGTATATTTCACGGTTCTCCTCTGCAAGGTCCTGAAAATCTTCATTTTTTGATACAATTCGTATAACATCGATTCTTGGTGTGTTAGCAGTTGCTACTGCCCCCATCTGGGTAATATAATAATGCATATTGTTGTTAATGCGAGTTTTTTGAGCATTGACTATGTATATGGGGTAGGAAAACACTATGATTGTACAGATTATAGGGATTAAGATAAGGATTGATATGAATGGACCAGTAAACAGCCAGGGTACAATGAGATAGATAAGTACAGACGTTAATATACCAAAAAATACGAGAGGGATTGCATATTTTTTTATATAAAATGAAGGCTCCATATCGAGCCGTTTAAACATTCTACTGATATTCATCCATATACCCCTCTATTATACACTGAATGGCAATCCTTCGAGACCGTATTTGTAAAATTTCTTAATTATATCATAAACCTCGTAATAACCTTCTATACCCCTGTTCTGCATTTCTTCCAGAATTCTTGCTCTTAAAAACAAATCATCATAGACTCGTCTTTTATCCTCATAACCAAGTATTGAAGCAATCTTACTTTCAAGTACGAAACTGTTGTTCAGCCCACGGAAATGATGAATATCATATTCAGGGTCCCATTCAAACACTCCTCTTGTAACAACTCCGTTGGATTCTTCAGAATATCCTTCAATTTCTTCAATAGAAATACATCTTCTCAGAACTTCTCCTTTTCTATAAACAGCCTGCAGAATCATGGTCACCTGCAGGTTGTCAATGAATGTGATAGGTACATTTATTGGATGACCGGTCAATCTTTGAATTAGTTTTTTAACAGATGCGGCGTGGAACGTTGATACGACCGGGTGACCAGTCTGCATAGCCTGGAATGCTACCGAACCTTCAACACCACGAATCTCACCGACAATAATGTAATTTGGTCTGGATCTCAATGCCGCTTTCAGCAGTGTATAGAGTTCAACACGTGATTCTTCAGGACCCTCTTCACGCGTGAGCAATTGTTGCCAGACATCCTGAGGTGGCTGAACTTCTGATGTATCTTCAGCAGAATATACCTTTGACCAGGGGTTTATAAATGCCAGACAGGCATTCAGCATAGTCGTTTTACCACTTGCTGTTTCACCACTGAAGAAAACACTCATACCGTTTTCAAAACACATCCAGATATAAGCAGCCATTTCTGTGTTGATGGAACCAAAATTCATTAACTGGATAATGCTTATTGGCGTATCACTGAATTTACGCATCGTGAAACTGCTACCCTGAAGACTTATATCCGTACTGTAAATCATGTTGATACGTGAACCATCAGGGAGAGCACCATCAGAGATGGGGCTAGCATCGTTAACAGGTCTTCCGATCCGTTCACTCATACTCCTGAACCAGTCGTCAAGCCTTGAATCATCCCCAAAATGAATATTGGTTTTTATCATGTCGAGAATCTTATGGACAATATAAACGCCATTAACACCGACACTGTGGATATCTTCAAGGTAAGGGTCTCGTATAACGGGTTCAAGCGGTCCGGAACCTATAACGTTCCTTTCTATATGATAGAGCAATTTGTTGTATTCATTCTGAGTCAGAGGTATCTGTTCACTTGAAGGTATCAGTTTCTGTACCATCCCGAGTTTTCCTTTTTCCTCTGGAAGTTCGCCACCTGAACCCACGTCCACTGATTCATTTAACAGTTCTATAATAAGGTCTTTGAGTTCACTTTCTGATTCAGGAACAGGTTTTTTTGCTGATTTTTCAAGGATAGCGTTCATTACAGCATCATATTTTTTCCTCTCGCTGGATGTAAGGGTAGGTTCAATAGCATAATACCGAGCTTGACCCATTTGAGGAGTTCCATAAAGATGAATAAATACAGGATCACCTACAGGAAGAATAATGTTTACATTTTCTGCGGATATGTCCTTTGTCAGATTTACCCTGAACTCCGGTATAGTACCTGTTTTTTTCTGGAAATTTTTTATGTACTCAGCCAGATGAGGATTTCTCTGTAGAGATTTCTTAAATTCAGGATCAATTTCCGCCAATATGTAACCTCATAACCGTTTTTTAGATAATATCAAGATACAGCCGCAATTTCAACAACAAGACCAACTTTAGGTTCTATCCTTATGCCGATTATATCACCAATAGTTGCTTGTGCTCCTATAAACTTATTAACAGTCAACATTCGCCTTACCTGATTTGACATCTGCTTAACGTTAAGCGACAGGTTGATGTCTGAAGATGAACGAAGCATAGTAACAATTTCCTCATCAAGGCTGCCAGGTTCAAGCGTCATGATAATTGTTTTATCCATTCCGTTGAGCCTTTTGAAAAAAGATACAAGGTCAAAACCCTTTTCACTGTTGACACTGTTTTTAATTAAAGACGATATAGTATCGATGATTATAACATCTTTTTCAAAAAGATCTTCAGCATTCATGAGCTTTTGAATAAAATCCATACTCTGTCTTGTATTTTTCACCAGTGGGATTACCGGTATGTAGAGCATATTCCCGTTTAAAAGATGAGAGGATATCTGATAATCAAGGGAATACATCTGATTGATAAAGCCCTTGGTTGTCATCTGGGTGGATATATACGTCACACTTGTCTCGTTTTCTGCTAAACCGTAAGCAATACGCTGGGATACAATACTTTTTCCGGAACCACTGACCCCTTCTATCAACACAAGCGAGTCTTCGGGAAATCCGCTACCCAGTTTTTCATTAAAATTATCTCTTGATATTTGAAAGGAGCGAAGTTGAACCATATTATATCCTCATGTTTTAAAATCAATTGTATCAGAAATACCATTATCAGAAACTACTTTTAACCCGTGATCTCCTGAATTAAGTTCACCGCCTGTAGTTACATTTACAATTAACACACCCAGGGGTTTCCATGTTTCACCACTATCCTGCAAACTCAAGTTTAGATTTTTATCCTGTATGTACTCCCCATCCAAAATCACATTTACATATTCAAGAGCAATATCAGATTTACCTGTATTTTTAACGTAAAATGTATAATAATCAGAAGTACTGTTATAGGGAATTACTTCAGGGTCACTTATAATTGTGATGTCAGTCTTTAACTGATCAGATACCACATCACTATTTGTGGATGCAGCTCCCATGATTGACTCAACATTTACCGATAGTACACCTGCAACACCTACGGCTATAATAACCGCTGCAATGAAAAATATCATGTGTGATACAGCTGTATCACCATTTTCATCGTTTAGGATTAAATGTAATTTGGATGTTTCATCCTGCATTTATGTCACCGTTTTTTAGATTTTAAATTGGATAAGTTGCATAATCTGAAATTCCGTTTTCTGTTGTTACTTTTACCCGATGCTCACTTGCAGAACCTTTTGAGATATTATTAATTGTGAAATTCCTAATTTTATCAGGTGTCCAGGTATCAGGTGAAGATGTAGAATATGACATCAGTGTGCCGTTAATGAGAACATCAAGTTTACCAGAATCAAGAGTAACACTTCCACTGTTTGAAACTGTAACAGTTAGATTATACGTATCGCTGGAATTGTCAGTTGTTGTATTTGTAATATTTAAATCGGTTTGCAAACGTTTGACCTGCATTTCATGTTTCAGGTCAGTGGCTTCATCAATTCTCTCTTCTGAAGCACTAATTACGGTATAAGCGGATGTTCCAAGTATAATGGCGGATACGAAAAATATAGCAATCACTGCCGCAGTTTCAAACCCCATAAAACTTTAAACTCCGTTTTTTATTTTCGATAACTCACTATCAATATTATCACTTGTTTGGCTATTTTCTACTCGATGTCCGCTCATTTTTTCAATAAACATGAGTGATTTTGTATGGTCATCAGGGGTCAATTCCCAGTCATCTTTTTCTGTATAATAATCCATACCTTTTGCATAATTCAGAATATCAGAAAATACCTCTTCACTAATCCATCCGATGTTTACGTAATATCTCAATGCCTCTTGAAGATGATTACCGCCGACACGCTCGATAAGATATTCAATCCAGTTGAAAATTGCTATCATGGTAGTAGGTTCTTTTTCTATAGAACCAAGTATAACTGATGGATTCTCTGCACTTTCTTCTTCATCCTGATAAATAACGTTATACTGGTTTTCTGAAGGTTCATACGTCTTAGATAAATCTATTTTTTCCAGTATATCAACACGGTCTGATATCTCATCAGTTGATTGTTTCAGTGTGGACAAGTTTTCATTTAATTCATCGTATTTTTCAAACAATTCATTTGTCTTTGATGTTAGATCATCAATTTTTGAATGAAGTTTATTGATACCCTGGGTATCAAATTTCTGGTAAAGTGCATCAAGGTCGTTTTTAAGCATTGTCGCATAATTTCCAATTTCATTTATGCGCTCTTCATTTTTTTCAAAACGTTCAATGTACTCGCTTCCACCTTCGTTATCGCCCACAAATGGGTTTACCTGGTTGGAAACAATTTCATAAAGTGATAACAGTTCTACAACGCTCTGATCAATTTTGTCTATTGTCTTTTTTAATTCTTGGTTTTCTCTCTGCACAGTAGATATATTTGCGTCCACTTTAGACATTCTGGACTCTACTGTCTTAATTTTCTGGGCGTTATTCTCGACTTGTTCATTGTTTGCCTGACCAGTTTGTCCTGATTCAGCAGGAACTCCTCCCTCAAGGTCGGGTACATCCCCAAAACCAGATGGTCCGACAGATGCCGGTTGCTCTCCAGTTAATTCGGACAGGTCTGGAACATCCCCAAAATCCTGTGGTTCCTGTGAAAACGGTGAGCTGTCCTGGTCTCCAGAACCCTTTTCACCCCTCCTGGGAATTATATTTTTTAACTTGTCCTTGAATCCCATATATAATCAGTCACATTACAAAATATATTAACCTCGTATATATATTTTTACCATTAAGTCCATTTAATTTTATGAAAGTTCTCATAAAAATAAATTAATTCTATTATATATTTTTATCCATGTTCAACCAATGTGCATATCATCCAACCTGACTACTCTCCCACGACTGAACAGGCTGTCCGACAATTAATATTAAAGTGGATATCTTATACAAAAGGACCTACCAAGTAACATAAATTATCAGTCCTGATTGTTTCTCTTATATCAAGTGACAGCATCCGTGACTGGTTTTTGGATTATTGGATAAATGCTATTGATACATAAATTAATTTTTAATCTACATTTATTTAAATAGTAAATAAAAATAGATTGACAGTATCGAATTGTCGGACAGGGTCTTTAGTCGTTGGCTTTCACGTACCCCTGTTGCCCCACTTTCGTAAAAAAAGAAGTTAAAACGATTTTAAAAACATCAATTAAAGGTTTTTCCATCCGTATCTTTTCATAACCATTTTAATTCTTGCATTAAGTTCCCGTTCATCAAATGGTTTGGATATATAGTCGTCGATTCCAAGTTCCATACCTTTCAACTTGTCCTCAACTCTGGTTTTTGCTGACACCATTATAATTGCTATATCCCTCGTGGATTTATCTTTGTTCAGTTCCTCAACGACTTCATACCCGTCCATATCCGGCATCATTATATCAAGCAAAATAAGGTCTGGAAGTTCCTGAAGTGTCATGTCTACAGCCTGTTCACCGCTGTAGGCGACAATGAAATCATAGGGTTCATTAGATAATGAAAGTTTTATAAGTTCAGGTATGTCTGGTTCGTCATCCACAATAAGGATTTTTAATCGGTCTCTTTTAATCTTTTTCTGTATATATTCAAAATTAATTTTACCATCACTTATTGTGTAGGACACATGCAGACTTTTCAAACCGATTTCAGCATGCATTTCGCCAGAATTTGTGATGTCAATAACAACGTCAAAAAACGATTTAATTAAACCTTCGTTTTCAGAACTCAATACTTCCTTGCCAAGCAGGGTCACTATTGTTCCATTACTGTTGGTCACAGTTTTTTCGACGAATTTGATGAAATTCTCAACAACCTGCAAACTATCTTTTGTCAGTATATTCATATCATCGATAACAAGAATTGCACCCGGATAATCATTGAAAAGTTTGGAAATATGCGACCCCATTTTTGTGTAATCGGTCTGTGACTCACAGTACAATGTGTTCTTCTCGGGTTCTTTTCCGGGTTTTTTTATATCGATAAACCACATCCGGTCAGAGTATTCCTGAACATCGAATCCGTATTCAGCAAATGTATTCAAAACCTTGTTTCTGGGTTTTTTCAATGATAACCATACAACAGTTTGCTCAGGGTCGTTTTCAAGAACACTGTAAATGTAGAAATAGATTATTCTTTCACTTGAAACACCTACAGGTGCCAAAAACAATGTACTTTTCGAAATCAGTTCATCACGAAGAGTGTTTACGATTTCTTGAGTTTCATCAGATTCCATATGTTAACCCTGATTTACAATGTAGTGTATATAATTTGTTTTTGTTTTCATATTAATGTTTGGGATTTGTCCCATAATGATGATTATTTAAGCAGTTATAAAAATTTATAACTGCTCTTTGATTCTATCTACACCTGTATTGAGTGCTTCATCAATTCTTGAGGTCTCGGTTCCGCCGCCCTGTGCCATATCAGGACGACCTCCTCCGCCACCACCGACAATGGATGATATCTCTTTGACAACATCACCAACATTAATCCCATTATTAACAGCATCTTTGCTTGCTGCTGCAGCTATTTTTACACCATTGTAGTCACTAATAAGCAAAGCAATAGTGCTGTTATTTTTGACCAGTTCACCTGCCATTTTCTGAAGTTCTTTGCTGTCTGAATCTGGTACTTTTTGGGCAATTATATGGTTACCATCGTGGGTTATAGCATCCTGCATCATCTGCTGTACACGGATGTCTGCGAGTTCTTCCTTTAATTTTTCATTTTCTTTTTTGAATTGTTTCCATTCCTCAAAGAAACGTTCGATAGTGT is part of the Methanohalobium evestigatum Z-7303 genome and encodes:
- the hacB gene encoding homoaconitase small subunit, with product MIEGRAWVYGDNIDTDVMIPGKYLRTTDMQVFADHAMEGIDPEFSSKVQKGDVIVAGNNFGCGSSREQAPLALKHAGVACVVAKSFARIFFRNAINVGLPVMEADVECSEGDIVKIDLKNGSVEVNNKTFKGNKLPDFLLEILTDGGLVAHRRKLQKQKKEQDQ
- a CDS encoding DUF7714 family protein, with the translated sequence MIFPDEYKYVGVTDIPPEETKDHSIYFLTEYLLVEQQSENGKIFSLYHVQKSGEWLFQKVDSVKKLASDNQIIEYDRKLNIKNRTLLIETAAELCKGEINTVIFTGIDNHITFVHKPDPSQILEIEVVDVVPPEPSWLTYIIDKLDESELFGDFTVKFSENLIDLRQFEGENTVFPCTVSGLRGKYLDSDTVKQDNPLLVGCEISKTIFELRFPELTYSQINICPFNSDVFTPTKPFIARCCRSEKSGLTTINGVDGVVVHWGASEFDVAEAVKTLVQHIKNKD
- a CDS encoding isocitrate/isopropylmalate dehydrogenase family protein; this translates as MKLAVVEGDGIGKEVIPEAVKVLDALSLPIEKVPVEIGYGKWKKTGYAITDEDIETLKNCDCILFGAVTTPPDPEYKSVLLTIRKELDMYANIRPVKPLAGITGVTGKSDFNYVIVRENTEGLYSGIEEIHDDVAYTTRVVSRKGSKRIAEYACKLAKMRNNNVTIVHKSNVMKSDKLFLDVCQQTAESGDVNYSDTLVDAMAYYLITYPEKYDVVVTTNLFGDILSDMSAAHIGSMGLMPSANIGEEHAFFEPVHGSAPDIAGEKIANPVAAILSIKMLLQWYGYNNEASLVERSVNYTLNKGIKTPDLGGEYTTEELGQAVIDSINSQVETVPE
- the flaJ gene encoding archaellar assembly protein FlaJ, with the protein product MNISRMFKRLDMEPSFYIKKYAIPLVFFGILTSVLIYLIVPWLFTGPFISILILIPIICTIIVFSYPIYIVNAQKTRINNNMHYYITQMGAVATANTPRIDVIRIVSKNEDFQDLAEENREIYNLVSVWNLNLGDACKFVSKRTPSVIFEDFLDRFAHALHSGENVNEFLSTEQNVVMNEYESMYYSSLYMIDVIKELFVSLVISMIFLASFAVITPILTGMSAVVLMAVVVIVFIATDVFVLLFTRSVVPDDPLWQQKQSYTEDITRIYRTIPISVAGCLFMTLIILLYDGLPMPISIALALTPLVYTGYVTKKIETTIQRKDENFPAFIRSLGSSAGAKGNMIDDALKSLRLHDFGPLTNDVNELYKRLILRINKIKSWYWFAASTGSNLIQHFCSMFVEATNLGGKPDTIGNIIATNFHRMVTLRKKRYQTASSFVGVLYGLTAGIGFTLNISVGVVEIMQDMFYGIDMPSNMSMSMILHTNIGDLGLLTMLVMVIMVAHSLISALLIRVIDGGSFLRASTDFVIMVWISGLVAVVTDIGVESLLQF
- a CDS encoding type II/IV secretion system ATPase subunit, whose amino-acid sequence is MAEIDPEFKKSLQRNPHLAEYIKNFQKKTGTIPEFRVNLTKDISAENVNIILPVGDPVFIHLYGTPQMGQARYYAIEPTLTSSERKKYDAVMNAILEKSAKKPVPESESELKDLIIELLNESVDVGSGGELPEEKGKLGMVQKLIPSSEQIPLTQNEYNKLLYHIERNVIGSGPLEPVIRDPYLEDIHSVGVNGVYIVHKILDMIKTNIHFGDDSRLDDWFRSMSERIGRPVNDASPISDGALPDGSRINMIYSTDISLQGSSFTMRKFSDTPISIIQLMNFGSINTEMAAYIWMCFENGMSVFFSGETASGKTTMLNACLAFINPWSKVYSAEDTSEVQPPQDVWQQLLTREEGPEESRVELYTLLKAALRSRPNYIIVGEIRGVEGSVAFQAMQTGHPVVSTFHAASVKKLIQRLTGHPINVPITFIDNLQVTMILQAVYRKGEVLRRCISIEEIEGYSEESNGVVTRGVFEWDPEYDIHHFRGLNNSFVLESKIASILGYEDKRRVYDDLFLRARILEEMQNRGIEGYYEVYDIIKKFYKYGLEGLPFSV
- a CDS encoding ATPase domain-containing protein, whose translation is MVQLRSFQISRDNFNEKLGSGFPEDSLVLIEGVSGSGKSIVSQRIAYGLAENETSVTYISTQMTTKGFINQMYSLDYQISSHLLNGNMLYIPVIPLVKNTRQSMDFIQKLMNAEDLFEKDVIIIDTISSLIKNSVNSEKGFDLVSFFKRLNGMDKTIIMTLEPGSLDEEIVTMLRSSSDINLSLNVKQMSNQVRRMLTVNKFIGAQATIGDIIGIRIEPKVGLVVEIAAVS
- a CDS encoding flagellin; translated protein: MQDETSKLHLILNDENGDTAVSHMIFFIAAVIIAVGVAGVLSVNVESIMGAASTNSDVVSDQLKTDITIISDPEVIPYNSTSDYYTFYVKNTGKSDIALEYVNVILDGEYIQDKNLNLSLQDSGETWKPLGVLIVNVTTGGELNSGDHGLKVVSDNGISDTIDFKT
- a CDS encoding flagellin, translating into MGFETAAVIAIFFVSAIILGTSAYTVISASEERIDEATDLKHEMQVKRLQTDLNITNTTTDNSSDTYNLTVTVSNSGSVTLDSGKLDVLINGTLMSYSTSSPDTWTPDKIRNFTINNISKGSASEHRVKVTTENGISDYATYPI
- a CDS encoding FlaD/FlaE family flagellar protein, which codes for MGFKDKLKNIIPRRGEKGSGDQDSSPFSQEPQDFGDVPDLSELTGEQPASVGPSGFGDVPDLEGGVPAESGQTGQANNEQVENNAQKIKTVESRMSKVDANISTVQRENQELKKTIDKIDQSVVELLSLYEIVSNQVNPFVGDNEGGSEYIERFEKNEERINEIGNYATMLKNDLDALYQKFDTQGINKLHSKIDDLTSKTNELFEKYDELNENLSTLKQSTDEISDRVDILEKIDLSKTYEPSENQYNVIYQDEEESAENPSVILGSIEKEPTTMIAIFNWIEYLIERVGGNHLQEALRYYVNIGWISEEVFSDILNYAKGMDYYTEKDDWELTPDDHTKSLMFIEKMSGHRVENSQTSDNIDSELSKIKNGV
- a CDS encoding response regulator transcription factor, translating into MESDETQEIVNTLRDELISKSTLFLAPVGVSSERIIYFYIYSVLENDPEQTVVWLSLKKPRNKVLNTFAEYGFDVQEYSDRMWFIDIKKPGKEPEKNTLYCESQTDYTKMGSHISKLFNDYPGAILVIDDMNILTKDSLQVVENFIKFVEKTVTNSNGTIVTLLGKEVLSSENEGLIKSFFDVVIDITNSGEMHAEIGLKSLHVSYTISDGKINFEYIQKKIKRDRLKILIVDDEPDIPELIKLSLSNEPYDFIVAYSGEQAVDMTLQELPDLILLDIMMPDMDGYEVVEELNKDKSTRDIAIIMVSAKTRVEDKLKGMELGIDDYISKPFDERELNARIKMVMKRYGWKNL